One genomic region from Bacteroidales bacterium encodes:
- a CDS encoding phosphoribosylglycinamide formyltransferase, which translates to MKKIAIFASGSGTNAQNITEHFKNNKRINVEIILSNNTKAEVLERAEELNVPSIIFTKKQFYETDVVKNVLIKKEIDLIVLAGFLWLVPESMLNSFPKKIINIHPALLPKYGGKNMYGIKVHEAVLNNNEKDSGITIHYVNKEYDKGDIIFQKKCKIGIYNTPGMLEEKLRSLEHEYFPKVIEKLLS; encoded by the coding sequence ATGAAAAAAATAGCAATATTTGCTTCCGGTTCGGGCACAAATGCACAAAATATAACTGAACATTTCAAAAACAACAAGAGAATTAATGTTGAAATAATTCTTTCTAATAATACTAAAGCAGAGGTTCTTGAAAGGGCAGAAGAATTAAATGTTCCGTCCATAATATTTACAAAGAAACAATTTTATGAAACAGATGTTGTTAAAAATGTACTAATTAAAAAAGAAATTGACTTAATTGTACTTGCCGGTTTTTTATGGTTGGTCCCAGAAAGCATGCTTAATTCTTTCCCCAAAAAGATAATTAATATTCATCCTGCATTATTGCCAAAATATGGCGGAAAAAATATGTATGGAATTAAAGTGCATGAAGCCGTTTTAAATAATAATGAAAAAGATTCAGGAATTACAATACATTATGTTAATAAAGAATATGATAAAGGAGATATTATTTTTCAGAAAAAATGCAAAATCGGAATATATAATACCCCAGGAATGTTAGAAGAGAAATTACGTTCTTTAGAACACGAATATTTCCCTAAAGTAATTGAAAAATTACTTTCATAA
- a CDS encoding leucine-rich repeat domain-containing protein produces MDREDVIEFVKSFDVEKTINLDLSNKDIRELPPQIGNLCNLEHLDLSYNYIEKLPIEIGKLTKLKTLLLLRNEISEIPKQIGMLTDLTLLDVSHNRFTEFPHEISNLVNLKTLDASYGEIKILPLEFIELLSLKELYLEENCFEFPPAKVVKRGLYATMHFLTSEKKKKDAAQVIIQVFNMPEKIQTPFKQYIDYFNDMISSVNEEDVKFDVNFIKQDIQPEIELKVDVENYLYDFLKVIRDKINNLKPDSPESAKLSLIDIQVAELRKQIYQFNDSLDNKMKEIQTIREQMTNFYKLLSKENEK; encoded by the coding sequence ATGGACAGAGAAGATGTTATAGAGTTTGTTAAATCATTTGATGTTGAAAAAACAATTAACTTAGACCTTTCAAACAAAGATATTAGAGAATTACCACCTCAAATAGGAAATTTATGTAATCTTGAACATCTTGATTTAAGTTATAATTACATCGAAAAATTACCGATAGAAATAGGAAAACTTACTAAGCTAAAAACACTTCTTTTACTAAGAAACGAAATTTCTGAAATACCCAAACAAATAGGTATGCTCACTGATTTAACACTTCTTGATGTAAGTCATAACCGTTTTACTGAATTCCCACATGAAATTAGCAATCTTGTAAACCTTAAAACATTAGATGCAAGTTATGGTGAAATAAAAATCCTTCCACTTGAATTTATTGAATTATTAAGCTTAAAAGAATTATATCTTGAGGAAAACTGCTTTGAGTTTCCTCCTGCAAAAGTTGTTAAACGCGGGTTATATGCAACAATGCATTTTCTTACTTCAGAAAAAAAGAAAAAAGATGCAGCCCAAGTAATTATTCAGGTTTTTAATATGCCCGAAAAAATCCAAACACCTTTTAAACAATATATTGATTATTTTAATGATATGATTTCTTCTGTTAATGAAGAGGATGTTAAATTTGATGTTAATTTCATTAAACAGGATATTCAACCGGAAATTGAATTAAAAGTAGATGTTGAAAATTATTTATATGATTTCCTTAAAGTAATCAGAGATAAAATTAACAATTTAAAACCCGATTCTCCGGAATCTGCAAAATTAAGCCTGATTGATATCCAGGTTGCTGAATTGAGAAAACAAATTTATCAATTTAATGATTCTCTTGATAATAAAATGAAGGAAATTCAAACAATCCGTGAACAAATGACTAACTTCTATAAGTTATTATCAAAAGAAAACGAAAAATAA